Genomic segment of Arachis hypogaea cultivar Tifrunner chromosome 11, arahy.Tifrunner.gnm2.J5K5, whole genome shotgun sequence:
ctgcacgcaaagtggattttctggagctacagaactcgaaatggtgcgcttccaattgcgttggaaagtagacatccagagctttccagaaatatataatagtccatactttgcccaattttagacgatataaactggcgttcaacgccagctctctgcccaattctggagttcagcgccagaaagggatcaaaaaaccagagttgaacgccagaaatggatcaaaacttggcgttcaactccacaaatggcctctgcacgtggaaagttaaagctcagcccaagcacataccaagtgggccccggatgtggatttatgcatgaattacttacttctgtaaacccttgtagctagtttattataaataggacctcttactattgtattagacatcctttggatcatctttggatcctggattgtattttgatcatgtgatcatgttttgggggctggccttctcggccatgcctggacctttcacttatgtattttcaacggtagagtttctacactccatagattaaggtgtggagctctgctgttcctcaaagattaatgcaaagtactactgttttctattcaattcatcttatttcgcttctaagatattcattcgcacttcaacctgaatgtgatgaacgtgacaatcatcatcattccttatgaacgcgtgcctgacaaccacttccgttctacatcagattgaatgagtatctcttagatctcttaatcggaatcttcgtggtgtaagctagactgatggctgcattcaagagaatccggaaggtctaaaccttgtctgtggtattccaagtaggattcaatgattgaatgactgtgacgagcttcaaactcgcgattgccgggcgtagtgatagacgcaaaaggatagtaaatcctattccagcaggatcgacaaccgacagatgaatagccgtgccgtgacagggtgcgttgaccatgttcactgagaggataagatgaaaccattgacaagggtgatgcctccagacgattagtcatgccgtgacagggcatttggattattttcccgagagaagaccgaaagtagccattgacaatggtgatgtatcacataaagccagccatggaaaggagtaagactgattggatgaagatagcaggaaagcagaggttcagaggaacgaaagcatctctattcgcttatctgaaattctcaccaatgatttacataagtatttctatcctttattatttatcttttaattatctaatccaatcacatttaaccGTACCTGACTGAGAtctgcaaggtgaccatagcttgcttcataccaacaatctccttgggattcgacccttactcacgtaaggtattacttggacgacccagtgtacttgctggttagttgtgtgaagttgtgaaccatggtattggcatcatgtttttggcgccattaccagggaaagaatgagcgatgaattttacataatcaaagtgtaatcacaatttctgcgcaccaataaCGAAGTGGGAATAACTTTTAATTGTTATGTTTGTGGTTGATAAGAAGGATAGGAAGCCTAAATTCTCAATTCTAGCTAAAGTCTTTTGAGCATTTGATTACAATCCCTTTTATTGACTCTATTCTCTTAGTCCTTTAGTTTAATTCCATTGCTTCCTAGTGTATTTGCTTTTTAATTGTTGTCAACTCAATTGGATACTTACTAGATAACTGTTTACTTGCTTATTGCTTTTACTTATTGCCATCTTATTATTGGTTGCTCTGTAATTTCTAGTTGCTTTATCTTTccaaatttatattcaaaatttcTAAATTCTATAACCAATAATGTACACTCAATTGCAAGTttaagggagaacgactcggtaTTAATTCTCCCAGTTATTTGATTTGAGTTGTGTGGCACTTTTCTAAACTTTGATTATGATGATCTGTTTGCCAGTTTAGACTATACTTACGACGTAATTGAGTTTCTAAAATTGGTGAAATTTTGAACCGGTGATTAGCTCGCATTAGTCAATACAATCTTACTTAAACACCATTAGTACTAAACCGGACAGAATTAATTCAGTAACACATGTACAATCTTAACAATTACAATTAATATATACCATTTTGTCAATTAATTTTTCCTTAAATAATAGACACTGGAACTTGAATTATTCCTAATATATAAGCTTTAAGGATTAAGATTTCACGATGAAAATTGCTTAGATTAACTGTTAGACTGTAAAAAAGTAGACATCATAAAGAGTAGTTTTTGATTCTTCTTTTGCAATTTTCTTTGTTCTTGTTTATCTTGTACAGTGCTTTTACCACATGTTTTTCGGTGAGTTATAGCATGCACCGGTCCAAATTAGGAGATTGATGCACCTGTCACCTCTGACACAAGTTTTTGCTTTGGTGGCAGGTCTTTTTGTTATTTACAATATTGCCTATATATTTCTGCATATAGTGTTATCACCCCTCAATTTATACATTTTTCCATTCGAACCCCCTTATATGAATGGGCTGTTGACTGAGTTTTAGCCCATTTGGTAGAGCGAGGAGATGAAGAGCGACTGCCATGAACCATCATCTCAAGTGACGGCGAAGCCCTAGATTTAAGGGATTTAGGGTGTGGGCGGTGATATTGTTTCATGGTCTATTTTGTGGGTGGGAAACAAGGTAGGACAGAGCACGGTAGTGTTTTGGCAATTTTTGGTTACAGAGTATTATGGCTGATGTAAAAAAGATGTTAATCCGTGAATGCCATTTTTGCGCAGGACTGCATAGAGGGAGAATCCACGGCAGACGAATGTTACCGGCTGTTGTCTGATGAAGAAGGGGGAGGCGATGGAAGCGATGCCTTTGGTCCTGGTGGTGACGAATTTGGTGACGACGTTGATGATGGGGAATTAGGGGTGGAGTTGGATGTAGAGAAGAATTTCGGGGATAGCTTCTTTGACAACTAGGAGGAGAAAGCAGTGGACGGTATTGCAGAGCTGGGGTGTATAAATTTCAAGCAAATCACTACAAAGGTGATTATGATGTGTCATTTTCCAGATCTATCGGTGGCATTCTTGTTTTACAGTTTGTATGCAAAGATGAATGGTTTCACTATGAGGAAGaataaaatttggcaaaatgtGAGGAATGAGGTTACTCAATAAGAATTTGTATGTTTCCGATAGGGGTTCAGAGGAATGGGGTCCGTTAACGACGGCACGCGACGGAAACGTGAGCTGAAGGCGGAGACCAGATGCGGCTGTGAGGTAGAGATGCGCGTCCACGTGCACTCTGAAAGTGGTAGATGGATAATATCATACTTTCAGAATGTTCACAACCACGAGTTGCTAGACGATAGACTGACTTTCATGCTATCGGGCCATAGGAAAATGGATGCAGCCACCCTGGAACAAATGAACATGATGCTTAGAGTTGGGATTAAAACGCCACAGATTTATTCATCTTTTGTGCAAACTGCTGGGGGATTCCAAAACCTTCCGTTTCTAAAGAGGGATATGTATAACCAGATAGGGAAGCAATGGAGGCTCATTGGCAGGGACGCGATGGCTTGCCTTAAGTTACTGGAATCAACGACGCAGGCTAATCCTGGAATGTTTGTGCATTATTTGGCAGACAAAGAGGGTCGTTTGGTGTACCTGTTTTGGTCAGATAATTGCAGTCAACTGGATTATGGTTTGTTTGGGGATGTCATCGCATTTGATGTGACATATCGGAAGAATAAGTATATGTGTCCACTGGTTGTGTTTTCTGGAGTGAATCACCATAACCAAACAATTGAGTTTGCGACTGCGCTAGTTGCAAATGAGAATGAGCAGACTTACACCTGGTTGCTGCAACAGTTCCTGGACGCCATGAAGGGTAAAGCACCTGGGTGTGTGATAACAGATGGGCATGGAGCGATGAAAAATGCAATCGAAGCAGTGTTTCCTGGGGCCTATCACCATTTGTGTGCTAGGTATCTGTTGAGGAATGCCACTTCTAACCTAAGCAACCCCAGATTTACTTCTGAATTTAAGAAATGCATGCTGTTTGATTATGAGGTGTGGGAGTTTGAAGATCATTGGCATTATATGGTGGATGCGCTTGGTCTGTCTGATAATCAATGGGTTTCTGACCTTTACTCTAGGAGAAGGATGTGGGCAACTGCATATATAAGGGGCAACTTCTTTGGGTGTTTTCGTACAACGTCAAGGTGTGAAGGATTGCACTCAATGCTTGGTAAATTTGTCTAGTCTCTCCATAACTTGAGGGACTTTGTTGAGCAGTTTATGCGTTGCATATCCCAAATgaggtctgatgagcggataatttatacgctttttggcattgtttttagtatgtttttaatagaatctagttacttttagggatgttttcactagtttttatgttaaattcacatttctggactttactatgagtttgtatgtttttctgtgatttcaggtattttctggcagaaattgagggacttgagcaaaaatcagattcagaggttgaagaaggactgctgatgctgttggattctgacctccctgcactcaaaatggattttctggagctacagaactcaaaatggcgcgcttccaattgcattgaaaagtagacatccagggctttccagcaatatataatagtttatactttgcccaagtttaaatgacgcaaactggcgttcaattccagctctctgcccaattctggcgtccagcgccagaaacaagttgcaaagtggagttcaacgcccaaactggcacaaaagctggtgttcaactccaaaaaatgacctctccacgtgtagacttcaagctcagcccaagcacacaccaagtgggccccgaaagtggatttatgcatcaattacttacttctgtaaaccctagtagctagtttattataaataggaccttttactattttatttgacatctttgaatctttggaatcatctttggattatcgtttgatctattgatcacgtttgggggctggccattcggccatgcctggaccttcattacttatgtattttcaacggtagagtttctgcactccatagattaaggtgtggagctctgctgttcctcaaagattaatgcaaagtactactgttttctattcaattcatcttatttcgcttctaagatattcattcacacttcaacctgaatgtgatgaacatgacaatcatcatcattccccatgaacgtgtgcctgacaaccacttccgttctacattagattgaatgagtatctcttagatctcttaatcagaatcttcgtggtataagctagattgatggtgacattcatgagagtccagaaagtctaaaccttgtccgtggtattccgagtaggactctgggattgaatgactgtgacgaactccaaactcgcgagtgctgggcgtagtgacagacgcaaaaggatagtaaattctattccagtatgatcgagaacctccaagatgattatccatgcagtgacagcgcatcggaccattttcacagagaggaataggatgcaaccaacgataagggtgatgcctccagatgattagccgtgctgtgacagagcatttggaccatttttccgagaggattgaaagtagccattggcaccggtgacatccttacacaaagccagccatagaaaggagtaagactgattggatgaagacagcaggaaagcagaggttcagaggaatgaatgcatctccatacgcttatctgaaattctcaccaatgatttacataagtatttctatccttattttagtattaattttgaaaactccataactattttatatccgcctgactgagatttacaaggtgaccatagcttgcttcataccaacaatctccgtgggatcgacccttactcacgtaaggtttattacttggacgacccagtgcacttgctggttagttatgcgaagttgtgaagatatgtttagaccatggttctgtgtatccgtttttggtgccatcgccagggaatcaatttcgaacaataattcacaacctgagtaacaatttcgcataccaagtttttggcgccgttgccagggattgttcgagtttggacaactgacggttcatcttgttgcttagattgggtaatttctttcttattttcaaaaagttttcaaaaaatttttcaaaaatctttcaaaaatttctcctttgttttcgaaaaaatttaaaaaaaaatgttttcaaaaatatatttttcttcaaaatttttaagaatgaattctagtgtttcatgaagcatgttgaagcctgactagccataaagccatgtctaaattcttttggactgaggcttccaaaccatcagcatagaggcaagttactttgataagtaatgagcagtatattctctgatgttatatgctaaagcttggttggctattaagccatgcctaaccctcagattggagctttagactaagaatgctagattcctggaattcatattaaaaattttggaatccttatttttgtttttcaaataattttcgaaaaaatacaaaaaaattagaaaatcataaaaatcaaaaatattttttgtgtttcttgtttgagtcttgagtcatgttataagtttggtgtcaattgcatgttcatcttgcatttttcgaaaaaattcatgcattcatagtgttcttcatgatcttcaagttgttcttggtaagtcttcttgtttgatctttgcatttgcatgttttgtgtcttttcttgtttttcatatgcattcctgaattctttatgtctaagcattaaagaattctaagtttggtgtcttgcatgttttctttgcattaaaaatttttcaaaaatgtgttcttgatgttcatcatgatcttcatagtgttcttggtgttcatcttgacattcatagcattcttgcatgcattcattgttttgatccataactttcatgtattgcatcatttttcttgtttttctctctcatcataaaaattcaaaaatcaaaaaaatatctttccctttttctctcttaaaatttcgaaaattagatttgactttttcaaaaaattttaaaatctagttatttttatgagtcaaatcaaattttcaatttaaaaaaaaatcttatctttttcaaaaatcaaatctttttcatttttcttagttattttcgaaaaattttaaaatatttttcaaaaatcttttccttattttttatatcaaattttcgaaaataacaataacaattaatgttttgattcaaaaatttcaagtttgttacttgcttgttaagaaagattcaaactttgagttctagaatcatatcttgtgatttcttgtgaatcaagtcattaattgtaattttaaaaatcaaatctttttcaaaataatttcaatcatatcttttcaaaaatatcttcttatcttatcttttttcaaaaatttgatttcaaaatatcttttataacttcctaacttcttatctttttaaaatttgtttcaactaactaactaactttttgtttgtttcttatcctttttcaaaacaacctaactaacactctctctctaattttcgaaaatatctcccccccctttttcaaaatttctttttaaataactaattattttaatttttgattttaattttcgaaaactactaacctttttcaaaaactattttcgaaaatcactaaccctttttcaaaaataattttcgaaaatccttctccctcatctccttctaattctttattcatctactaccacttctcttcatctcacatcactgctcctatccttacccttgtgtttggattcttcattcttcttcacccctattccttttcttcttctactaacaataaggaacctctttactgtgacatagaggattcctcttcttttttctcttctctttcttatgagcacggacaaagaaaaaggcattcttgttgaagctgatccagaacctgaaaggactctgaagagaaaactaagagaagctaaattacaacaatccagagacaaccttattgaaaatttcgaacaagtaaaggagatggaagccgaacccaacaacaataatgcaaggagaatgcttggtgactttactgcacctaactccaatttacatggaagaagcatctccatttctaccattggagcaaacaattttgagctgaaacctcagctagtttctctgatgcagtagaactgcaagtttcatggacttccatctgaagatccttttcagttcttaactgaattcttgcagatctgtgatactgttaagactaatggagtagatcctgaagtctacagactcatgcttttcccttttgctgtaagagacagagatagaatatggttggactctgaacccaaagacagcctgaactcttgggataagctggtcacggctttcttagccaagttctttcctcctcaaaagctgagcaagcttagagctgatgttcaaaccttcagatagaaagaaggtgaatccctctatgaagcttgggaaagatacaagcagctgaccaaaaagtgtccttctgacatgctttcagaatggaccatcctggatatattctatgatggtttatctgagctatcaaagatgtcattggatacttctgcaggtggatccattcacctaaagaaaacgcctgcataagctcaagaactcattgacatggttgctaataaccagtttatgtacccttctgagaggaattctgtgagtaatgggacgcctatgaagaagggagttcttgaaattgatactctgaatgccatattggctcagaataaaatattgactcagcaagtcaatatgatttctcagagtctgaatggaatgcaagctgcatccaacagtactcaagaggcatcttctgaggaagaagcttatgatcctgagaaccctgcaatagcagagttaaaatacatgggtgaaccatattaaaacacctacaatccatcatggagaaatcacccaaatctctcatggaaggatcaaaagccttaacaaggctttaataatggtggaagaaacaggtttagcaatagcaagccttttccatcatccactcagcaacagacagagaattctgagcagaatccatctagcttagcaaatttattctctgatctatctaaggtcactgtgagtttcatgaatgaaacaaggtcttccattagaaatttggaagcataagtgggccagctgagtaaaaggatcattgaaatccctcctagtactctcccaagcaatacagaagagaatccaaaaggagagtgcaaggccattgaattaattaccatggccgaacccacaagagaggagaaggacgtgaatcccaaggaagaagacctcctgggacgtccagtgatcaataagaagcttccctctgaggaaccaaaggactctgaggctcatctagagaccatagagattccattgaacctccttgtgccattcatgagctctgatgagtactcctcttctgaagagaatgaggattttactgaagagcaagctgccaagttccttagtacaatcatgaagctaaatgccaaattatttggtattgaaacttgggaagatgaacctcccttgttcaccaatgaagtaagtgatctggatcaactgacattgcctcagaagagacaggatcctggaaagttcataataccttgtaccataggcaccatgatctttagggCACCATGAACTCGTTGACGACCCCGATCCATGAAACAACCTGACCGGCTCACCTTGCAGTGGCCCTAAGCCATGAACCACCGGACAACGAACCAGGGACCGTGTACCATGAACCGTAAGCACGGAACCCTTAACACAAAACCCGGATTCCTAAGCCCTCAAACCCTTAGCCGTGATCCCTAGCCGACATACCCCAGAACGCACACCAGAAGCCGTGGACCGTCAACTAGGAGCGCTAATCAGGTaaccctaaacccgaaaccaCGTCAACCCGACCCGGCCAACGTAAGACACATGGACCCGGAACCGAAGCCATGAACTCGTTGACGACTCCGGACCATGAAAGCACCCGATCAGCTCAACTTGCCGTGGCTCCGAAGCAATGAACCCCAGGACAACGAACCGTGGACCGTGTGCCATAAACTGTAACCAgggaaccctaaaccctagacccaGATTCCTAAGCCCTAAAATCCTTAGCCGTGATCCTTAACCGACATACCCCAGAGCGTACACCAGAAGCCGTGGACCATAAACCAGGAGCGCTAATTAGGTAACCCGAAACCCGTTACCACGTCAACCCGACCCGACGAACCTAAGACACATGGACCCAGACCCGAAGCTATGAACTCGTTGACGACCCCGGACCATGAAACCACCCGACCGGCTCACCTTGCAGTGGCCCCTAAGCCATGAACCCACAGACAACAAACCGTGGATCGTGTACAATGAACCGTAAGCacggaaccctaaaccctaaacccggaTTCCTAAGCCCTCAAACCCTTAGCCGTGGTCCCTAACCGACATACCCCAGAACGTACACCAGAAGCCATGTACCGTAAACCAGGAGCGCTAATCAGGTaaccctaaacccgaaaccaCGTCAACCCGACCAGGCCAACCTAAGACACATGGAACGGACCCGAAGCCATGAACTCGTTGACGACTTCGGACCATGAAACCACCCGATCGGCTCACCTTGCCGTGGCCCCTAAGCCATGAACCCCCGGACAAAGAACCGTGGACCGTGTACCATAAACCGTAACCacggaaccctaaaccctaaacctggATTCCTAGGCCCTCAAACCCTTAGACGTGATCTCTAACCGACATACCCCAGAGCGTACACCAGAAGCCGTGCACCATAAACAAGAAGCGCTAATCAAGTAACACTAAACCCGAAACCACGTCAACCCGACCCGGCCAACCTAAGAAACATGGACCCGGACTTGAAGCCATGAACTCGTTGACGACCCCGATCCGTGAAACAACCTGACCGGCTCACCTTGCAGTGGCCCTAAGCTATGAACCCCCGGACAACGAACCATGGACCGTGTACCATGAACCGTAAGCacggaaccctaaaccctaaacccggaTTCCTAAGCCCTCAAACATTTAGCCGTGATCCCTAGCCGACATACCCCAGAACGCACACCAGAAGCCGTGGACCGTAAACTAGGAGCGCTAATCAGGTaaccctaaacccgaaaccaCGTCAACCCGACCCGGCCAATGTAAGACACATGGACCCGGAACCGAAGCCATGAACTCGTTGACGACTCCGGACCATGAAACCACCCGATCAGCTCACCTTGCCGTGGCTCCAAAGCCATGAACCCCCGGACAACGAACCGTGGATCGTGTGCCATAAACCGTAACCagggaaccctaaaccctaaacccggaTTCCTAAGCCCTAAAATCCTTAGCCGTGATCCTTAATCGACATACCCCAGAGCATACACCAGAAGCCGTAGACCGTAAACAAGGAGCGCTAATCAGGTAACCCGAAACCCGAAACCACGTCAACCCGACCCAGCCAACCTAAGACACATGGACCCGGACCCGAAGCCATGAACTCGTTGACAACCCCGGACCATGAAACCACACGACCGGCTCACCTAGATGTGGCCCCTAAGCCATGAACCCACGGACAACGAACCGTCGACTGTGTACAGTGAACCGTAAGCacggaaccctaaaccctaaacccggaTTCCTAAGCCCTCAAACCCTTAGCCGTGATCCCTAACCGACATACCCCAGAACGTACACCAGAAGCCGTGGACCGTAAACCAGGAGCGCTAATCAGGTaaccctaaacccgaaaccaCGTCAACTCGACCAAGCCAACCTAAGACACATAGACCGGACCCGAACCCATGAACTCGTTGACGACCCCGGACCATGAAACCACCCGATCGGCTCACCTTACCGTGGCCCCTAAGTCATGAACCCCCGGACAACGAACCGTGGACCGTGTACCATAAACCGTAACCACGGAGCCCTAGACCCTAAACCCGGATTCCTAAGCCCTAAAATCCTTAGCCGTTATCCTTAACCGACATACCCCAGAGCGTACACCAGAAGCCGTGGACCGAAAACCAGGAGCGCTAATCAGGTAACCCGAAACCCGAAACCACGTCAACCTGACCCAGCCAACCTAAGACACATGGACCCGGACCCGAAGCCATGAACTCGTTGACAACCCCGGACCATGAAACCACCCGGCCGGCTCACCTTGCAGTGGCTCCTAAGCCATGAACCCACAGACAACGAACCGTGGACCGTGTACAATGAACCGTAAGCACGGAACCCTAAACCAGGATTCCTAAGCCCTCAAACCCTTAGCCGTGTTCCCTAACCGACATACCCCAGAACATACACCAGAAGCAGAGGACCGTAAACCAGGAGCGCTAATCAGGTAACCCTAAACCCGAAAACACGTCAACCCGACCTGGCCAACCTAAGACACATGGACCGGACCCGAAGCCATGAACTCGTTGACGACCCCGGACCATGAAACAACCCGATCGGCTCACCTTAACTTGGTCCCTAAGCCATGAACCCCCGGACAACGAACCGTAGACCGTCTACCATGAACCGTAAGCacggaaccctaaaccctaaaccaggaTTCCTAAGCCCTC
This window contains:
- the LOC112721703 gene encoding protein FAR1-RELATED SEQUENCE 5-like, giving the protein MGSVNDGTRRKRELKAETRCGCEVEMRVHVHSESGRWIISYFQNVHNHELLDDRLTFMLSGHRKMDAATLEQMNMMLRVGIKTPQIYSSFVQTAGGFQNLPFLKRDMYNQIGKQWRLIGRDAMACLKLLESTTQANPGMFVHYLADKEGRLVYLFWSDNCSQLDYGLFGDVIAFDVTYRKNKYMCPLVVFSGVNHHNQTIEFATALVANENEQTYTWLLQQFLDAMKGKAPGCVITDGHGAMKNAIEAVFPGAYHHLCARYLLRNATSNLSNPRFTSEFKKCMLFDYEVWEFEDHWHYMVDALGLSDNQWVSDLYSRRRMWATAYIRGNFFGCFRTTSRCEGLHSMLGKFV